A segment of the Aureliella helgolandensis genome:
GGCAGATCCAACTTGGGGGACAAGCCCTCGCTCTTGGCAACGCTGGAGACCTGTTCCGCATGTTGATCCCAGCGAGCTTCACTGCGGGAGGACATGGGCGTGTGTTCCGTGACGGGAACGCTCGTCGCTGAAGTGCCGGTCGGAGTCCGCAAGCCCGCCGGAACAGGCCCCGGGACGTGCCGTGCCCGCGCGGTCAAGTCGGTGGTCAGAAATTGGTGGCGGAGCGTTTTGAGCAACTGGCTATAGAGCTTGCCACCTTCCTGAAAGCGGACTTCCATCTTGGTCGGATGGACGTTGACGTCCACTTTCTGGGGTGACAGATTCATGCGCAGAAAGCAGATCGGAAAGCGGCCGACCATCAACAGGCCTCGATAGGCCTCTCCCAAGGCGTGTTGCAATGAGCGATCGCGGATGTGGCGGCCATTCAAGAAAATGTATTGCATCCGGTTATTGCTGCGACTGACCGAGGGATCCGCCACGTATCCGCGCAAACTCGCATCGTCCTGAATACTCTCGACCTCCATCAGCGCATCGGCGACTTCATCGCCGAAGAAAGCCCGGATACGATCCTTCCAATGCTCGGTGGCTGGCAATTCGTACTGCACGCGATTACCGCTGCGCATCGTGAACTGGATTTCCGGAAAGGCGAGTGCAATTCGGGTGAAAGCTTCCGAAATATGCCCCGCTTCGGTTGAGGGAGTGCGAAGGAATTTTCGCCGAACCGGTGTATTGAAAAACAGGTGTCGGACTTCGATGATCGTCCCTACGGGACAGCCAGTAGGCACGATGGCGGTCGCTTCCCCGCCACGCACCGATAGTTCCGATCCCGCATCGGTCTCGGCAGTTCGAGTTCGCAGCGTCAAATGGCTGACTTCGGAGATCGAGGCTAGGGCTTCACCACGAAAACCCAGCGTGTGCACATCAAACAGATCGTCGGCAGTTTCCAGCTTGCTCGTGGCATGGCTGGCGATGGCCAGTGGAATCTGCTCTTCGTCGATTCCGCACCCATTGTCCGAGATGCGAATCAAGTCGATCCCACCTCCCTCGATGGACAATTCGATACTCGTCGCCCCGGCATCGACGCTATTTTCCAACAGCTCCTTGACCACGCTGGCAGGACGTTCAATTACTTCACCGGCCGCAATCTTGTTGATAAGACTGGGCGACAATTGCCGGATGGTAGGCATTGCTAGAAACTCATTTTGAATCGCGATTGAAGGAGTGCATCGGCGTGGACAATCACACCGCCGAGCTGGAAGAGCAGTCCATTAGGTAGCCGGGGTATCATCCTCGGGCTCTTCGGGTGCGTCTCCATCCTCTTGTTTGTACTTATCGAGTTTTCGGTAAAGAGTGCGAGCTCCAATACTCAAAATCTTGGCTGCCTCATCTCGATTGCCTGCCGTCAAGCGAAGCGTCTCTTCAATAGCCCACCGCTCAATGTCATTCATCGTGCGACCGATCAACGAGGAATCCCCGGCACTTGGCAGCAAGTCAGCCGATTCACTTCCGGTGGTTGGGCTCAAATCGGAAGCTTCGCTCAGTTCGGGCGGTAAGTCATTCAGATCGAGGACTCCGTCGGTATCCAGGACCACCATCGTCTCCACAAAATTGCGAAGCTGGCGAATGTTACCTGGCCAACTGTACGAGTAGAAGCGGCGAGTCACCGCGGGTGCAAAACTGCACGGCGATTTGCCATGCCGCTTAATAAACATTTTGCGAAAGTGATCCATCAGAGGCACGACGTCATCCGGCCTTTCGCGCAGTGCGGGAATGTGAACCGTGACAATATTGAGGCGGTAGTAGAGATCGTTGCGGAAAGTTCCCTCATCGACCATCTGCTCTAGGGGGCGATTGGTCGCACTCAACAAGCGGCAGTTGACTTTGATCGATTTGTTGTCGCCGACCCGCGTGATCCGATGCTCCTCCAAAACTCGCAGCAGTTTGATCTGGGTACTCATAGGCATGTCTCCCACTTCATCGAGGAAGAGCGTTCCCCCGTCGGCGTATTCAAACGCGCCAATCCGATCGCTGGCCGCGTCGGTGAAGGCGCCTTTGACATGCCCAAACAGCTCGCTTTCCACGAGTGTCTCGGATACCGCGCGCACATTGAGCGCCTTCATGCGACGGTTCTTGCGTGGGCTGTTCTGGTGGATTGCTTGAGCAATCATCTCCTTGCCGGTTCCGCTCTCCCCGGTGATCAGCACGGTCGCATCGGTAGGAGCAATCCGTTTAATCCGCTCGATGACCTCCTGCATTTTCTGGCTGGCGTAGATGATCCCTTCAAAGCCAAACTTTTCGTCCAACCGCTGGCGAAGTTCGGTATTGGTTTGCTTCAGATGACAGGCCTCGATGGCCTTAGAGGCAACCGCCCGCAGTCGTCCGGGCGTAATCGGCTTCTCCAGAAAGGTAAACGCCCCCTCCTGCATGGCTTCCACCGCTTTGGAAACCGTCGCATGCCCGGTTACCAACACGACTTCACAATCCGGCAACGACCGCTTGGCGCGCTGCAGCACCTGCATCCCGTCGATATCGTTCATGACGAGGTCGCTGATGACGACGTGGTAGACATTCTGATCGATTTTCTGGATTCCCTCAGGTCCGCTCGTCGCCACAGTACAGCGGTACCCGACCCTTTCCAGACTTTCGGTCATGGCGCGGGCATGCGCCTTGTCATTGTCCACAATCAACAGAGAGTATTCACGTGGATCGAGGCCAGTTTCTTGGTCAAAACTCGTTGTCGCAGCTTGGTTCATGGACACACGGCTAGGGGCGAGTGGGGGAAAAAATAGCAGAGGTAGGGGAATTACGGCCCATTGGGCGTTGCGCTTTCGGCAATCGGCTGCCCCGACTCTCTGGATTTGTGGTGAACAAAGTTCATCAACCTTGATATATTAACGGCCCCACCGGGTAGCCGCGAGGCACCCTTGACTCGCGAGTCGAGTCCCGATCACCAATCATGCTCGGTCAAAACCTGTCGTGGGATGTCGTTTTCGCAATAAATACCAGCCAAGTTTGGCAATCGATGCTGACGAATTACACGGTTTCCTTTCGCTGAGAATCGATTTTTTCGCTGCTGCGGTTTCAAAGCCATCATTATCAGAGCCAACCTTTCAAAGATCGTAGGTAACCATGAACTTATGCTGCCGGGGCGTTCGAGGAGCGACGACGGTCCAAGCCAATTCTCGCGATGATATCTTGCTAGCGACACGGCAAATGCTGGCCTTGGTGATGCGCCACAATGAAATGGAAGTGTCCGATATCTGCAGCGCCGTGTTTACGGTCACCAAAGACCTGGACGCTGAGTTTCCCGCGCTGGCGGCACGACAGTTGGGATGGTACGAAGTCCCCTTGCTGTGTGGGTACGAAATTCAAGTCCCAGGTTCGTTGCCGATGTGCATTCGAGTCCTGGTTCATTGGAATACCACCAAAACTCAGCAACAAATTCACCATGTTTACATTCACGACGCGGTGAAACTACGACCCGATCTTTCCAAAGTTCCCCCGGTCGACTGGGAAGAACTCGAGGGATGGATCGCTCAAAACCTGTCTAAGAACTAGCTAAAGTGTGACAATGGAATTGCAATGGGGAAGCCATCCCACCATGAGTGCCTTGCACGCGACATGGTGTTTAGCAACGACAGATGGGCCGTTCAATCCTCGGGCGATGGCCCTCAAGAATGCCGCTCAGGAGCTGAAGTCTACCCTCACATCGATGAGAGTGCAGCGGGATCTCGCTTGGGAAGAGTTGCTGTGCCTAGCGCCAGACGAGGAGGGCATTCCCGATTTTGTGGCCCGGTTCTGCCGCAAATGTGGTTGCGACACCGACCCCAATCTAAACCTGCTGGAACACGCACTGAGGCGGGTATTGGTCGACTTCCGACAGGCGTTTCCCAAAAATCCCGAGGAAATGCGAGTGCGCACCGGCCCGCTCAAACTGCAGTGGGATGCGCGAGGTCCAGGCCTACTGCATACCATTGGTCGATTCACCGTACCTGATTTGATCGTGGAGTCGGCGCGCATTCTTCTGGTACAACCCATTCTATCGGGGGCCGGCTACGTCCATTTTCGCACCAATCGCGTGCACACTGAAGCACTTTTGACCGATGACGATCCGGAATTGCCCGAAATATTGCGCATCGCCTGGATGTTGGCTCAACTCGATTTTGAACGTTCTGTGTATGTGGATTTGGTCAATCGACGCCGACTAAACCTGCTGGCCGGGCTGGCCATGCTACCAGCCGCATTGATGGCTGCAGACTACCTTGAAATGGGACACTATTCGACACAATCCCTGAGAAAGGCTCTCGTGCAATGGCGTGTCGCGCCAGCCGGATACGATGTGGACGCAATAATCCAGATCCTGACAACCTGGTGGGAAACCTACGATGTGGACCGTCCCGAGTGGCGCATTGCTCTGGGCGCCCTATCCCGTCTGCTGGATTCGATTGCCCCCTCCGACACTCAGCCCTCGAATGTCTAGAGGAACCCTTGCGGCTTTCCCGCAGTCCCCTCCGCCCGTATCATTCAGGTCTCTACAATAGCATGTAGTCTTTCGCGGCTGGCTAAAGACGGCTGGCTGAAAACTTGCGGCCATCATTCGTCCGATCGAACACCTTTTGGCGTCTGCGCGACCGCATAACAGTCCCTTGAGGCATGTTCACGCGGCTTGTCGGTTTTGCAACTCGCCGCGTAACGTCTTGTCGATTTCATCGCGATTTCAGTTTTACTGTATAGGTAGTCTTCCTAATTGGCCTGTAGCGGCAATCACCTTTCCTTGCTCACCGGGCTGTTGATTTAATAGCAATTTGTGTTTTTAATGCGGAGCTAACATCCCTAATTGCCTGGCAGCGGAGGTTATCTTTCCTTGCTCACGCGGCGGGTTACTATTTCAACAGCCCGTCACGCAGCGGGTTACTATTTCGACCAGCCGGTACCCCTTATAAACTCGGCATGGGGCATGGGTACGGTTGCCCGCTTCCCCCAAGTCTACCGTCCCGTTCCACTACGCTCTCGAGGCGACGCACGCATGCAACGTATCGGATACGTCTTAGCAGTCATGTTCTTACTGGTTCAGGCTGGGCTCGCCCAGCAGTCCGCCGCATTCCAGAATCCACCGCCATCGGCTCAGACGCGAACCAATCCTGCGGTGGGGAGTACTGAAAACGCGCTGCAGCCCATTGCTCCCATCGCGATCAATGGTCTGCCCATGGGGGTCTTGTTTGCTGAAATCCCTCTGCCCACCAACGGCGGAGATCAGATTCCGCGAGTGCTGGTGAACGACACCGAGGGCCGCGTATTCTACCCAGTTGTCAATGTGCGTACGGTTGAGATCACCGAGGAGGCACCAGCCGCTCAGTTCAATGTGCGACGACCTGGGGGATTGATCGATCGCTTGCGGTCCGCCATACGCGGTGCTCCTAAGAAACGCCAAGTGCCGGTGGCCATCTCGATCACTGCCCTCTACCACGGTGAAGGGCCAATAGATCTGACAATTGGTGGTGACATCCAGCGGCAGTTGCGGATCACCCCCTCGACACCTGACCTAGAGGCTCATCGGAAATTGTTGGGCTGGTGGTGGGATGCCTATGCCGCCAAAGCCCAACAAGCCGTTTTGGGAGACGACTTCCCCAAGCTGGTGCATCGCTACCTAGTCGCCATGCTGAGCGAGCGTTTTGGACTTCCTGCGGTCGACCTCGATCCACCCGATCCCGATCAAGCCACCACTTCGCAACCGATGCAAACGTTGGCTTTACTGAGTGCGATCGAGCCGCTGAGGGAGGAGATCTTAGAACAGGTGCTCACTCCTGGGGCTCTCAGCGTTGGGGAAGCAACGTTGCCCGTCCCCGTCGAGCCGCAGTGGACGGTCCACAATTTGCCAGAACTGGATCGCCCAGTCAGCGTTGAAGCGATCGCAGCGCGCGTCCCGCCAGAGTGCCTGTACCTGCGGTTCGGTTCGTTCGCGAACTACGTTTGGTTCCAAGACTTGACCGCCCGTTTCGGTGGCGACCTTGCCCAAGCGGTGCTGTTGCGTGGATTCAACTACGGTGCCAATGCCCGCATGGAGCGTATGTTGGCTACCAAGATGACCACCGTCGCCAAAATGTTTGGCGATAAGATCATTGCGGACATGGCCATTGTCGGGAGCGACATGTACATGAAAGAAGGTGCCACTCTGGGAGTCATCATGCAGTCGAACAACATCGGCTTGCTCAAGGGCTCTATGGAGCGGGATCGACAGGCTGCCGCTGCGAATACCGAGGGTGCGACGCTCGCCAAGCTGACGATCGCTGGGCACGACGTATCGCTGCTACGAACGCCAGACAATCGGATTCGCTCGTTTCTTGTGGTGGACGGAGAATACCTGTTCATCACCACCAGTGAAACACTGGCGCGTCGCTTTATCGAAGTTGGGCAAGGGGCGCCGGCGCTCTCCCAGACCCTTGGCTTCCGTTGGGCCCGCGCCTGGATGCCCGTAGAGAACGATTACAGCGTATTCGGCTACTTCTCGCCCGAATTCTTCCACCACCTCGTCAGCCCTCAATACCAAATCGAGCTTCGCCGCCGCCTGGAGGCCATTGCGCACTTGGAAGTGGCTGAGGTAGCTTCC
Coding sequences within it:
- the mutL gene encoding DNA mismatch repair endonuclease MutL, whose protein sequence is MPTIRQLSPSLINKIAAGEVIERPASVVKELLENSVDAGATSIELSIEGGGIDLIRISDNGCGIDEEQIPLAIASHATSKLETADDLFDVHTLGFRGEALASISEVSHLTLRTRTAETDAGSELSVRGGEATAIVPTGCPVGTIIEVRHLFFNTPVRRKFLRTPSTEAGHISEAFTRIALAFPEIQFTMRSGNRVQYELPATEHWKDRIRAFFGDEVADALMEVESIQDDASLRGYVADPSVSRSNNRMQYIFLNGRHIRDRSLQHALGEAYRGLLMVGRFPICFLRMNLSPQKVDVNVHPTKMEVRFQEGGKLYSQLLKTLRHQFLTTDLTARARHVPGPVPAGLRTPTGTSATSVPVTEHTPMSSRSEARWDQHAEQVSSVAKSEGLSPKLDLPEVVPEFRPFHSSRSGPIGVQLHDRSSSAEPGAARLSTSHLGPEDLRDRNDANASGETAAELPPGAVAWSASQAGNAVFGSAMDSLPALPDELSRNRRVDSGTPTGDSTMDDVQASPDSDEVGYSRLGFQVHNRYLITQDENGMVVVDQHALHERILYERFRQKTEARSMESQKLLVPEPLDLTPREAAAALEFRELLEQIGIEVEPFGGDTILMTSYPAMLGKLRPADVLRQVLEPLMSGGKQPDARELLDEILNMLACKAAVKAGDKLAPEEITALLEQRDCYQDTHHCPHGRPTALFFSREQLDKMFKRT
- a CDS encoding sigma-54-dependent transcriptional regulator: MNQAATTSFDQETGLDPREYSLLIVDNDKAHARAMTESLERVGYRCTVATSGPEGIQKIDQNVYHVVISDLVMNDIDGMQVLQRAKRSLPDCEVVLVTGHATVSKAVEAMQEGAFTFLEKPITPGRLRAVASKAIEACHLKQTNTELRQRLDEKFGFEGIIYASQKMQEVIERIKRIAPTDATVLITGESGTGKEMIAQAIHQNSPRKNRRMKALNVRAVSETLVESELFGHVKGAFTDAASDRIGAFEYADGGTLFLDEVGDMPMSTQIKLLRVLEEHRITRVGDNKSIKVNCRLLSATNRPLEQMVDEGTFRNDLYYRLNIVTVHIPALRERPDDVVPLMDHFRKMFIKRHGKSPCSFAPAVTRRFYSYSWPGNIRQLRNFVETMVVLDTDGVLDLNDLPPELSEASDLSPTTGSESADLLPSAGDSSLIGRTMNDIERWAIEETLRLTAGNRDEAAKILSIGARTLYRKLDKYKQEDGDAPEEPEDDTPAT
- the aroH gene encoding chorismate mutase gives rise to the protein MNLCCRGVRGATTVQANSRDDILLATRQMLALVMRHNEMEVSDICSAVFTVTKDLDAEFPALAARQLGWYEVPLLCGYEIQVPGSLPMCIRVLVHWNTTKTQQQIHHVYIHDAVKLRPDLSKVPPVDWEELEGWIAQNLSKN